Genomic window (Rathayibacter sp. VKM Ac-2760):
CTCGCGGCCGTTCGCGAGGTCGAGCTCGTTCGCCGGGACGATGCGCTCCGCGGCGCCGCGGACCGCGTCGGCGATGGCGAGCAGGGCGCGGTTCTTGAGGTCGGTCGTCGCGCTGCGCAGCGAGCGCGAGGCGGCGCGGGAGGCGGCGAAGCGCTCCGTGAGCACGGTGCTGTCGAGGGTCGTCTGCGGCATCCGGCCAGTGTATTCGCAGACGACCGAGGGCCGAGGAGTCAGCCCTCCTCGGCGTCTCCCACCAGGTCGTCCTCGTCCGAGACGCGCCAGACGCCGCCCTGACGCTCGCGGTCCAGCTCGGCACGGGCGGCCGCCTTCGCGTCCATCCGCTCGAGGTAGTTGTCGCGGCGCTCGCTGCGGGTCTTGCGGTTGTTGTCGTCGAGGCGGAGGTCGGTGCCGCGCGGCGCGGTGATCAGCTCGGCGGTCGAGGTGAGCGTGGGCTCCCAGTCGAAGACGACGCCGTCGCCCGGGCCGATGACCACGGTGGAGCCGGCGACGGCTCCCGCCGAGAACAGACCGTTCTCCACTCCCAGCTTCGCGAGCCGGTCGGCGAGGAAGCCGACGGCCTCGTCGTTCGTGAAGTCGGTCTGCGCGACCCAGCGCTGCGGCTTGGTGCCGAGCACGCGGTAGACGTTCCCGTAGGAACCGCCCTCGACGCGGATCTCGTAGTCCTTCTCGTCGACGGCGCGCGGGCGGATCGTGATCCGCTCGACCTTCGGCTCGGCCGCGAGCGCCAGGCGGTGCTGCTCGACGATCTCGCCGAGGGCGAAGGTGAGCTGGCGGAGGCCGGAGTGGCTGACCGTGGAGATCTCGAACACGCGGTAGCCGCGGTTCTCGAGGTCGGAGCGGACGAAGTCGGCGAGCTCCTGGGCCTCCGGGACGTCGACCTTGTTCAGCGCGATCAGCTGCGGGCGCTCCAGCAGCGGCACCGTGCCCTCGCCGACCGGGTAGGCGGCGAGCTCGGCGAGGATGATGTCGAGGTCGGTCAGCGGGTCGCGACCCGGCTCGAGCGTGGCGCAGTCGAGCACGTGCACGAGCGCGGTGCAGCGCTCGACGTGGCGGAGGAACTCGAGGCCGAGGCCCTTCCCCTCGCTCGCGCCCTCGATCAGACCGGGGACGTCGGCGACGGTGTACCGCGACTCCCCCGCCTGGACGACGCCGAGGTTGGGGGCGAGCGTGGTGAACGGGTAGTCGGCGATCTTCGGCTTCGCCGCCGAGATGGCCGCGACCAGGCTGGACTTGCCGGCCGAGGGGAAGCCGACGAGCGCGACGTCGGCCACGGTCTTCAGCTCGAGGACGACGTCGCCCTCCCAGCCGGGCGTGCCGAGCAGGGCGAAGCCGGGGGCCTTGCGCTTGGTGGTGGCGAGCGAGGCGTTGCCGAGGCCGCCCTGGCCGCCGGGGGCGATGACGAAGCGCAGGCCCGGCTCGTCCATGTCGAGCAGCTCCTCGCCCGTGGGCGACTTGACGACCGTGCCGACCGGGACCGGCAGCTCGAGGAGCTCGCCGTTGCCGCCGGCACGGTGGTCGCCCATGCCGGGGCCGCCGTTCACGGAGGAGCGGTGCGGGTGCCGGTGGTAGGCGAGCAGGGTCGTGGTCTGCGCATCGGCGACCAGCACGATGTCGCCGCCGTGCCCGCCGTTGCCGCCGTCGGGGCCGGCCAGCGGCTTGAACTTCTCGCGGCGGACGGAGACGCAACCGTTGCCGCCGTGGCCGGCACGCAAGTGCAGCGTGACGTTGTCGACGAAGGTGACCATGGTGTGTTCCGTCCGATTCGGGTGGGGCGGCGCGGGAGTGCCCGGCGCCGGGTGCCG
Coding sequences:
- the obgE gene encoding GTPase ObgE, translating into MVTFVDNVTLHLRAGHGGNGCVSVRREKFKPLAGPDGGNGGHGGDIVLVADAQTTTLLAYHRHPHRSSVNGGPGMGDHRAGGNGELLELPVPVGTVVKSPTGEELLDMDEPGLRFVIAPGGQGGLGNASLATTKRKAPGFALLGTPGWEGDVVLELKTVADVALVGFPSAGKSSLVAAISAAKPKIADYPFTTLAPNLGVVQAGESRYTVADVPGLIEGASEGKGLGLEFLRHVERCTALVHVLDCATLEPGRDPLTDLDIILAELAAYPVGEGTVPLLERPQLIALNKVDVPEAQELADFVRSDLENRGYRVFEISTVSHSGLRQLTFALGEIVEQHRLALAAEPKVERITIRPRAVDEKDYEIRVEGGSYGNVYRVLGTKPQRWVAQTDFTNDEAVGFLADRLAKLGVENGLFSAGAVAGSTVVIGPGDGVVFDWEPTLTSTAELITAPRGTDLRLDDNNRKTRSERRDNYLERMDAKAAARAELDRERQGGVWRVSDEDDLVGDAEEG